In the genome of Thiomicrospira aerophila AL3, one region contains:
- the gatB gene encoding Asp-tRNA(Asn)/Glu-tRNA(Gln) amidotransferase subunit GatB, whose protein sequence is MNWEVVIGLEIHAQLACESKIFSNAPTAYGAEPNTQANIVDLAMPGVLPVLNERAVELAVRFGLAVGAEIGQTSVFARKNYFYPDSPKAYQISQFELPIVGKGEITIEVDGQQKTIGITRAHLEEDAGKSLHEDFHGLTGIDLNRAGTPLLEIVSEPDMRSAAEAIAYAKAIHELVQFLEIGDGNMQEGSFRVDVNVSLRKPGAPFGTRTELKNINSFKFIEKALAYEIDRHIEILESGGEIVQETRLYDPERDETRSMRSKEEANDYRYFPDPDLLPVVVSDEQLAAIKASLPELPGQMRVRFEQDYGLSAYDAQLLTAAAVNARYFEGLVANLGAEQAKLAANWMNGELAKALNKAGLTLDQSPINADALAGLLARIVDNTVSGKLAKQVFEAMWAGEGSADQIIEAKGLKQITDTGAIEKIVDEVLAANAKQVEAYKAGQEKMFGFFVGQVMKQSKGQANPAQVNDLLQEKLKN, encoded by the coding sequence ATGAATTGGGAAGTTGTGATTGGACTTGAAATTCATGCGCAGCTGGCGTGTGAATCGAAAATATTCTCTAATGCGCCGACCGCTTATGGTGCAGAGCCTAATACGCAAGCCAATATTGTTGACTTGGCCATGCCAGGTGTATTGCCCGTATTAAATGAGCGTGCGGTGGAGTTAGCAGTACGTTTTGGCTTGGCGGTTGGCGCAGAAATTGGGCAAACTTCGGTGTTTGCACGTAAAAATTATTTTTATCCCGATTCACCAAAAGCCTATCAGATTTCTCAGTTTGAACTGCCGATTGTAGGTAAGGGTGAAATCACCATTGAAGTTGATGGCCAGCAAAAGACCATTGGAATTACGCGTGCACATTTAGAAGAAGATGCCGGTAAGTCGTTACATGAAGATTTTCATGGTTTAACCGGAATCGATTTGAACCGTGCTGGCACGCCTTTGTTGGAGATAGTGTCTGAGCCGGATATGCGTTCGGCTGCCGAAGCGATTGCTTATGCGAAAGCTATTCATGAGCTGGTGCAGTTTTTGGAAATTGGTGATGGCAATATGCAAGAGGGTTCATTCCGCGTCGATGTCAATGTGTCCTTACGCAAGCCAGGCGCGCCATTTGGTACGCGCACCGAGTTAAAAAACATTAACTCCTTTAAGTTTATTGAAAAAGCCTTGGCCTATGAAATTGATCGTCATATTGAAATTTTAGAAAGTGGTGGCGAAATCGTACAAGAAACACGTTTGTATGATCCAGAACGCGATGAAACTCGTTCGATGCGCTCCAAAGAGGAGGCGAACGACTACCGTTATTTCCCTGACCCAGATTTGTTGCCCGTAGTGGTGAGTGATGAACAGTTGGCCGCAATTAAAGCGAGTCTGCCAGAGTTGCCTGGACAAATGCGAGTGCGTTTTGAACAGGATTATGGTTTGTCTGCCTATGACGCGCAATTGTTGACTGCGGCCGCGGTCAATGCTCGCTATTTCGAGGGACTGGTCGCAAATCTTGGGGCTGAACAAGCCAAGTTAGCAGCCAATTGGATGAATGGCGAGCTGGCTAAAGCTTTAAATAAAGCAGGCTTAACGCTTGATCAGTCACCGATCAACGCGGATGCCTTAGCAGGCCTGCTGGCGCGAATAGTCGATAATACCGTCTCAGGCAAGTTGGCAAAGCAGGTATTTGAGGCGATGTGGGCGGGCGAGGGCAGTGCCGATCAAATCATTGAAGCCAAAGGCTTGAAGCAAATTACCGACACCGGTGCGATTGAGAAAATCGTTGATGAGGTGTTGGCGGCCAATGCGAAGCAAGTTGAGGCTTATAAAGCGGGTCAAGAGAAGATGTTTGGCTTTTTTGTAGGGCAGGTGATGAAGCAGTCGAAAGGGCAAGCTAACCCAGCGCAAGTGAATGATTTGTTGCAAGAAAAATTAAAAAACTAA
- the htpX gene encoding protease HtpX, with amino-acid sequence MKRIGLFLLTNIAVIAVASIVLSLLGVGSTLQANGVDLALGNLLIFAAVFGFAGSFVSLALSKFMAKKMTGAQVIENPRNADEQWLVDTVRRQAEKAGIGMPEVAIYNAPDPNAFATGMSKNNALVAVSTGLLRNMTRNEVEAVLGHEVAHIANGDMITMALVQGVVNTFVIFFARIAGHFVDRIILKNESGHGIGYYVASFIFEIIFGILASVITMWFSRRREFHADNGGAYLAGKENMIAALRRLQMMQPGELPDQMAAFGISNRPSKLGALFMSHPPIEDRIAALEATRQEELKIA; translated from the coding sequence ATGAAACGAATTGGTTTGTTTTTATTAACCAACATCGCGGTCATTGCTGTTGCATCGATCGTATTAAGTTTGTTGGGCGTGGGTTCAACCCTGCAAGCCAACGGTGTAGATTTAGCTTTGGGTAACCTGCTGATTTTTGCAGCGGTATTTGGTTTTGCTGGTTCATTTGTGTCCTTAGCCTTATCGAAGTTTATGGCGAAGAAAATGACCGGTGCGCAGGTCATTGAAAATCCACGCAATGCTGATGAACAATGGTTGGTTGATACCGTGCGTCGTCAGGCTGAAAAAGCTGGTATTGGCATGCCCGAGGTCGCGATTTACAACGCACCGGATCCAAATGCCTTTGCAACGGGTATGAGTAAAAACAATGCGTTGGTCGCCGTGTCTACGGGATTGTTGCGCAACATGACGCGCAATGAAGTTGAAGCGGTATTGGGTCATGAAGTGGCGCACATTGCCAATGGCGATATGATTACCATGGCATTAGTACAGGGCGTAGTTAACACATTTGTTATCTTTTTTGCCCGTATCGCCGGTCACTTTGTTGATCGTATTATTCTTAAAAATGAATCAGGCCATGGTATTGGTTACTATGTCGCGTCATTCATCTTTGAAATCATCTTCGGTATATTGGCGAGTGTGATTACCATGTGGTTCTCGCGTCGTCGTGAATTCCATGCGGATAACGGCGGTGCTTATTTGGCCGGTAAAGAAAATATGATCGCTGCACTACGTCGTCTGCAAATGATGCAGCCAGGTGAATTGCCCGATCAAATGGCGGCGTTTGGTATTTCAAATCGTCCAAGCAAGCTAGGGGCGTTGTTTATGTCACATCCGCCCATTGAAGATCGCATCGCTGCCTTAGAAGCGACTCGTCAAGAAGAGTTGAAAATTGCTTAA
- a CDS encoding SufE family protein → MAQTLDVQQQDLVNRLNYFTNWKDKYKYIIDLGKQLTPFPDELKTEDNRIHGCQSQVWIAISEQDGKLQMQATSDAAIVAGLIAILLRVYHDHTPDQIINTPLDFLATTGLLQHLSPNRSTGLYHMIKRIQAEAQARV, encoded by the coding sequence GTGGCTCAAACACTCGATGTACAACAACAAGACCTGGTAAATCGTCTCAATTACTTTACCAATTGGAAAGATAAATACAAATATATCATTGATCTGGGTAAACAGCTCACGCCTTTTCCAGACGAGCTCAAAACCGAAGACAACCGTATTCATGGCTGCCAATCCCAAGTCTGGATTGCGATCAGTGAGCAAGACGGCAAGTTGCAAATGCAGGCAACCAGTGATGCGGCGATTGTAGCCGGCCTCATTGCGATCTTATTAAGAGTCTATCACGACCACACCCCTGATCAAATCATCAATACACCACTCGACTTTTTAGCGACTACAGGGTTATTACAGCACCTTTCACCTAACCGTTCGACCGGCTTATATCACATGATCAAGCGCATTCAAGCGGAAGCGCAGGCTAGAGTTTAA